One Leptospira terpstrae serovar Hualin str. LT 11-33 = ATCC 700639 genomic region harbors:
- a CDS encoding glycosyltransferase family 2 protein, protein MPLSLSCAIITLNEEDNISRTLEALSFIEDIVVIDSGSTDKTVEIAKSFGARVFFRKFVNYADQKNFAIEQTKFDWVLAIDADEVVSSGLQKEITDLFNDHKLESVGYLVPRLTYYLGKWIRFGGYYPNYQIRLFKKTAGEFSGGLVHERVKLSGKPIKLKNPLYHYSYKNISDHLQFIDRYSSLFAEEEFRKGKSSSVFWAFLKACFKGFYMYWIRLGILDGKQGFVLALLGFYYNFLKYLKLYEKSNSISSFFVMVDSVHDVKSSKSTKEDGNQVHVG, encoded by the coding sequence ATGCCCCTCTCTTTATCCTGTGCCATCATTACCCTCAACGAAGAGGATAATATTTCTCGCACCCTCGAAGCCCTTTCCTTTATCGAAGATATTGTAGTCATCGATTCTGGATCCACAGACAAAACAGTCGAAATTGCAAAGTCATTTGGTGCTCGAGTATTCTTTCGTAAGTTTGTAAACTATGCTGATCAAAAAAACTTTGCTATCGAACAAACTAAATTTGATTGGGTGCTTGCCATTGACGCCGACGAAGTGGTATCCAGCGGGTTACAAAAAGAAATTACAGATCTATTTAATGATCATAAACTAGAGTCTGTTGGTTATCTTGTTCCGCGTCTGACTTATTATTTAGGTAAGTGGATTCGATTTGGTGGTTACTATCCTAACTACCAAATCCGTTTGTTTAAAAAAACTGCAGGTGAGTTTAGCGGCGGTTTGGTGCACGAAAGAGTCAAATTATCAGGCAAACCAATCAAACTAAAAAACCCACTCTATCATTATTCGTATAAAAACATTTCTGACCATTTACAATTCATTGATCGATATTCAAGTTTGTTTGCAGAAGAAGAATTTAGAAAAGGAAAATCGAGTTCAGTTTTTTGGGCTTTTTTAAAAGCCTGTTTCAAAGGATTTTATATGTATTGGATTCGGTTAGGAATCCTAGATGGGAAACAAGGATTTGTTCTGGCCCTTCTAGGGTTTTATTATAATTTTCTTAAGTATTTAAAGTTATATGAAAAATCGAATTCAATCTCTTCTTTCTTTGTTATGGTTGATTCGGTTCATGATGTAAAGAGCAGTAAATCCACCAAGGAAGATGGCAACCAAGTTCACGTTGGATAA
- a CDS encoding shikimate dehydrogenase family protein has protein sequence MYSKHTELFGILGYPLGHTLSPWIHNTLFQLSGYDGVYLVFENEKWKEIGLRPIIDLGVKGVSVTIPFKEWAYGQANTVCDASKTMGASNTLLFRDGIHAVNTDGTGAVLAISKSNPDLLDPKKEKQILVLGSGGSAKGIVYEIAETLKNNARDKKIQRKIKLLARNEFTSKEIQTALGNPDWITITSKKECLEEVDQYDLIIHTTPVGMKGYGGEPLLDSKFFTKKHTLFDIVYNPLETDLVKEAKKKKAEIIPGYHMLLYQGIRQFELFTNVTVKPKWIQKVESLLLKQLKSRN, from the coding sequence TTGTATTCAAAACATACCGAACTATTCGGAATCTTGGGATATCCCTTAGGCCATACCCTATCCCCGTGGATTCATAATACATTATTCCAACTCTCCGGATATGATGGAGTGTATCTGGTATTTGAAAACGAAAAATGGAAAGAGATAGGACTACGCCCCATCATTGACTTAGGTGTAAAGGGTGTTTCGGTTACCATTCCATTTAAAGAATGGGCCTATGGGCAAGCAAATACGGTATGTGACGCATCCAAAACAATGGGTGCTTCCAATACCTTACTTTTTCGTGACGGGATCCATGCAGTGAACACCGATGGAACGGGAGCCGTTCTTGCGATCTCCAAATCCAATCCCGATCTATTAGATCCGAAAAAGGAAAAACAAATTTTAGTCCTTGGAAGTGGAGGCAGTGCCAAAGGGATTGTTTATGAAATTGCGGAGACTCTTAAAAATAACGCTCGTGACAAAAAGATCCAAAGAAAGATCAAACTACTTGCAAGGAATGAATTTACATCGAAAGAAATACAAACTGCTTTAGGAAATCCAGATTGGATTACCATTACCTCGAAAAAAGAATGTCTGGAAGAAGTGGATCAATATGACCTTATCATTCACACAACACCTGTAGGAATGAAAGGTTATGGTGGTGAACCCCTACTCGATTCAAAATTTTTCACCAAAAAACACACGTTATTCGATATTGTTTACAATCCTTTGGAAACTGACTTAGTAAAAGAAGCAAAGAAAAAAAAAGCAGAAATCATTCCAGGGTATCATATGTTACTCTACCAAGGAATTAGACAATTTGAACTATTTACAAATGTTACAGTGAAACCAAAATGGATTCAAAAAGTGGAATCTTTACTTTTAAAACAACTAAAAAGTAGAAATTAA
- a CDS encoding Mur ligase family protein, with product MQFLDFLYSLQNIEKTRNFNVFQSYSLDALNDLFNFVNSKHKVNKPIRISVVGTNGKGSTSHYLASLLSILGYKTGLYTSPHLLSPLERFQVFKKGKSQIPKEEEVEQFFVQSILPDLERFSSLSYFEFLTVFSYLFFSFQNTEFEIWEAGLGGRLDATKLVQADYAVLTKIGKDHSEILGDSKEKICKEKLGILTSVCRKLAAMDPMDPSLTSIIETFPKNQMPVRIIPLVGKPTYLETNFLFAKKALAEFVPEIKQEIQSISWEEIDRPRGRMEVLKFSPEIVFDPAHNPDAIATTTREFGRSHSDFSLVLGSLPDKDREGILRELEGLPLQSLYLWEGTGFGTFPELPLALKPLTKRIQNEEELLSLFQGRFPVLVLGSFRLYGIVAKLIQNTTNM from the coding sequence ATGCAGTTTTTAGATTTTTTATATAGTTTGCAGAATATTGAAAAAACAAGAAACTTCAATGTCTTCCAATCGTATTCACTGGATGCACTGAATGACCTTTTTAACTTTGTCAATTCTAAACATAAAGTAAACAAACCCATACGCATCAGCGTTGTCGGTACCAACGGAAAAGGCTCCACCTCACATTACTTAGCCTCTCTTTTGTCAATCCTAGGTTACAAAACAGGGCTTTATACTTCTCCCCACCTCCTCAGTCCTTTAGAAAGATTCCAGGTGTTTAAAAAAGGCAAATCCCAAATTCCGAAGGAAGAAGAAGTGGAACAGTTCTTTGTCCAATCCATCCTTCCAGATCTCGAGAGATTTTCGTCCCTCTCCTATTTTGAATTTCTCACAGTGTTTTCGTATCTTTTCTTTTCCTTTCAAAATACTGAATTTGAAATTTGGGAAGCCGGTCTTGGCGGAAGGCTCGATGCCACTAAACTTGTTCAAGCCGACTATGCCGTGTTAACTAAAATTGGAAAGGACCATTCTGAAATCCTGGGGGATTCCAAAGAAAAAATTTGCAAAGAGAAATTAGGAATCCTAACTAGTGTTTGCCGAAAATTGGCTGCGATGGACCCAATGGATCCTTCCCTAACATCCATCATCGAAACTTTCCCAAAGAACCAAATGCCCGTGCGGATCATCCCTCTAGTAGGGAAGCCAACGTATTTAGAAACCAACTTTCTTTTTGCAAAGAAGGCACTCGCAGAGTTTGTTCCTGAAATAAAACAAGAGATCCAATCCATTTCCTGGGAAGAAATAGATCGTCCCCGGGGGAGGATGGAAGTCCTAAAGTTTTCCCCTGAAATTGTTTTTGATCCAGCTCACAATCCAGATGCCATTGCGACTACAACTCGTGAATTTGGAAGGTCACATTCTGACTTTTCCTTAGTTTTGGGAAGTCTTCCTGACAAAGACCGGGAAGGAATTCTGAGAGAACTAGAAGGCCTTCCCCTCCAGTCCCTTTATCTTTGGGAGGGAACTGGGTTTGGAACCTTCCCAGAACTTCCTCTAGCCCTAAAGCCCCTCACAAAAAGAATCCAGAACGAAGAAGAGCTCCTCTCCCTATTCCAAGGCAGATTTCCGGTATTGGTGTTAGGAAGTTTTCGCCTCTATGGAATTGTGGCAAAATTAATACAAAATACAACAAACATGTAA
- a CDS encoding TetR/AcrR family transcriptional regulator, translating to MQTPKEHTRKEILQAAREEFIQLGFEKASMRTIAKKAKVSTSNIYNYFENKEHLLTEILQPVLSGMEKAFAYVSHPDYFEKRFNDSYEAWQERFNIALDYVDSNRDDFILLLTKSQGSHLEEFPDTVLTRLTKINFDQYSAFKEKTPSYKGEVSEFVVRNILSFFLNIFVQMVRQGISKQDMLVYQDSFLKFLHFGYKGSIASDLS from the coding sequence ATGCAAACTCCCAAAGAACATACACGAAAAGAAATCTTACAAGCGGCTCGAGAAGAATTCATTCAACTCGGTTTTGAGAAGGCTAGTATGCGAACCATTGCAAAAAAAGCAAAGGTATCCACGAGTAATATCTACAATTACTTTGAAAACAAAGAGCACCTTCTGACAGAAATCCTACAACCAGTTCTTTCTGGAATGGAAAAAGCTTTTGCTTACGTTTCTCACCCGGATTATTTTGAAAAAAGGTTTAACGACAGTTATGAGGCATGGCAGGAACGATTTAACATTGCTCTTGACTATGTAGATTCTAATCGCGATGACTTTATCCTTTTGCTTACGAAATCACAAGGATCCCATCTAGAAGAATTTCCTGACACAGTTCTCACTCGCCTTACCAAAATCAATTTTGACCAATACAGTGCCTTTAAAGAAAAAACCCCAAGTTACAAAGGGGAAGTCAGTGAATTTGTAGTGCGAAACATCCTTTCCTTCTTTCTCAATATTTTTGTCCAGATGGTAAGACAAGGAATTTCCAAACAGGATATGTTGGTTTATCAGGATAGTTTCCTTAAATTTTTACACTTCGGATACAAAGGATCGATTGCCTCTGATCTGAGTTGA
- a CDS encoding phosphoribosylanthranilate isomerase, with amino-acid sequence MGTGYKIKICGIKDLATLELCVDLQVDLVGLNFSPRSPRAINEEIAEFLLQIRKGPGFPKLVFLFFENSVQEIQNLSARFQPDLIQLIRGDKFLTKDLWDHLTEKKSLLPAIRIQEKVVSDADLEPKSDLVILDSYHKDLGGGSGHSFPWEYVTSVKRPFLLAGGITPDNVKSALDTVRPFGIDVASGVETDGKKDPNKIKTLVQNVRTL; translated from the coding sequence ATGGGAACCGGATACAAAATAAAAATCTGTGGAATCAAAGACCTGGCTACACTGGAACTTTGTGTAGATCTCCAGGTCGATCTTGTTGGCCTCAACTTCTCACCTCGTTCCCCCCGTGCCATTAACGAAGAAATAGCAGAGTTTCTACTCCAAATTAGAAAAGGACCTGGATTTCCCAAACTTGTATTTTTGTTCTTTGAAAACTCCGTACAAGAGATTCAAAACCTATCGGCACGTTTCCAACCTGACTTAATCCAACTCATTCGCGGAGATAAGTTTCTTACAAAAGACCTATGGGATCACCTGACGGAAAAAAAATCACTACTACCTGCCATTCGGATCCAAGAGAAAGTAGTTTCAGACGCAGACCTAGAACCAAAATCTGATTTAGTGATTTTAGATAGTTATCATAAAGATTTGGGTGGTGGGTCTGGACATAGTTTCCCTTGGGAGTATGTAACATCCGTAAAGCGACCATTTTTACTCGCCGGCGGCATCACTCCTGATAATGTCAAATCTGCTTTAGATACAGTTCGTCCCTTTGGGATTGATGTTGCAAGTGGTGTGGAAACCGATGGGAAAAAAGATCCTAATAAGATAAAAACACTGGTACAAAATGTCCGAACACTATGA